In Hydrogenovibrio marinus, a single genomic region encodes these proteins:
- the plsX gene encoding phosphate acyltransferase PlsX translates to MSISIAVDAMGGDHGVSVTVPASLKALSKFSDISIVLVGQQALIEKELAKHQYDASRIKVHHAEQVVEMDELPSKALRNKRQSSMRLALNLVKDDEANACVSAGNTGALMAVSKFVLKTLPGIDRPAICTSMPTMKGHVHVLDLGANVGADGESLAQFAIMGSVLAKAVDNNANPRVGLLNIGEEEIKGHQRIKDANEILKNSKINYIGYVEGDEIYKGDVDIVSCDGFDGNVALKASEGVAKMISFYLKEAFNKNLLTKLVALISYPVLKAFKEKVDPRRYNGASFLGLRKIVIKSHGGADAFSFYHAIAEARLEVIKNVPDLIAHEVKALLDTQSVVEKASQANTEQQA, encoded by the coding sequence TTGAGTATTTCAATTGCAGTAGATGCGATGGGTGGCGATCATGGTGTATCAGTAACCGTACCCGCTTCTTTAAAAGCCCTATCCAAATTTTCAGATATCTCTATTGTGCTAGTGGGTCAGCAAGCGCTGATTGAAAAAGAACTGGCCAAGCATCAATATGATGCAAGTCGTATCAAAGTCCATCATGCTGAGCAAGTTGTTGAGATGGATGAGTTGCCATCTAAAGCACTAAGAAATAAGCGTCAATCGTCAATGCGTTTGGCTCTAAATCTTGTCAAAGATGACGAGGCAAACGCTTGTGTAAGTGCCGGAAATACTGGTGCTTTGATGGCGGTTTCTAAGTTTGTACTAAAGACTTTGCCGGGGATTGATCGTCCTGCTATTTGTACCTCAATGCCTACCATGAAGGGACATGTTCATGTTTTAGACTTGGGGGCTAACGTTGGTGCGGATGGTGAGAGTTTGGCGCAATTTGCCATTATGGGCTCTGTTTTGGCAAAAGCGGTCGATAACAACGCTAACCCACGAGTTGGTTTGTTGAATATAGGTGAGGAAGAGATTAAAGGCCATCAGCGTATCAAAGATGCGAATGAAATCCTTAAGAATAGTAAAATCAATTATATCGGCTATGTGGAAGGTGATGAAATCTATAAGGGGGATGTTGATATTGTCTCCTGTGATGGTTTTGATGGGAATGTTGCATTGAAAGCCAGTGAAGGGGTTGCCAAAATGATCTCCTTCTACTTGAAAGAAGCATTCAATAAAAATCTGCTCACTAAGTTGGTCGCTCTAATTTCTTACCCTGTACTTAAAGCTTTTAAAGAAAAAGTCGATCCAAGACGTTATAATGGGGCATCATTTTTGGGGTTGCGCAAGATTGTCATTAAAAGTCATGGCGGTGCGGATGCGTTTTCTTTTTATCATGCCATAGCTGAAGCTCGGCTTGAAGTAATTAAGAATGTTCCAGATTTGATTGCCCATGAAGTGAAAGCACTTCTGGATACGCAGTCGGTTGTGGAAAAAGCTTCTCAAGCCAATACGGAGCAACAGGCGTAA
- the rpmF gene encoding 50S ribosomal protein L32 codes for MAVQQNRKTPSRRGMRRSHDSLSAPTLTVDQTTGEIHRRHHVTADGYYKGKKVIQDK; via the coding sequence ATGGCTGTTCAGCAAAATCGTAAAACCCCTTCAAGACGTGGAATGCGTCGTTCTCATGATTCTTTGAGCGCGCCAACGTTGACTGTTGATCAAACAACAGGTGAAATTCATCGTCGTCACCATGTGACTGCTGATGGTTACTACAAAGGTAAAAAAGTTATTCAAGACAAATAA
- a CDS encoding YceD family protein, with translation MFDKLPDLIDPIYSAQHHKRFVARVNQGKLPRLAEHLVEANHDVVVDVQFYKHPEHKMIAFDMHLETVLNLRCQRSLEAFDYPVKSDVTGVFVESLSLADDLPNDIEVYELPEDKLSLIELIEDEVILNVPLSPIDETREMAYENPPEIQDEISEETEPKENPFAVLKSLQKDSD, from the coding sequence ATGTTTGACAAGCTTCCAGATTTGATTGATCCGATTTACTCTGCACAACATCATAAACGATTTGTTGCTAGAGTCAATCAGGGGAAACTTCCCCGCTTGGCAGAGCATTTGGTAGAGGCCAATCATGATGTTGTTGTGGATGTTCAGTTTTATAAGCATCCGGAGCATAAGATGATTGCGTTTGATATGCATCTTGAAACGGTTTTGAACTTAAGATGTCAGCGCTCATTAGAGGCGTTTGACTATCCTGTTAAATCCGATGTTACGGGTGTTTTTGTAGAGTCACTGTCGCTTGCCGATGACCTGCCAAATGATATTGAAGTGTATGAGCTTCCTGAAGACAAGTTATCGTTGATCGAATTGATTGAAGATGAAGTGATATTAAATGTGCCATTGTCACCTATTGATGAGACAAGGGAAATGGCATATGAGAACCCTCCGGAAATCCAAGATGAGATTTCCGAAGAAACGGAACCCAAAGAGAATCCGTTTGCAGTTTTGAAAAGTTTGCAGAAAGATTCGGATTAG
- a CDS encoding Maf family protein: MSMQPLSELPSIILASTSIFRKQLLEKLGLPFTTAKPDIDETPLAQESVEEMVNRLSLAKANEVASTVQNAIIIASDQSAVFKEKPIGKPHNYENAFSQLKGFSGQSIDFLTGLVVIDQVHQKTYQSLDTTKVFFRKLTDNDIHNYLMLEQPFECAGSFKSEGLGITLFEKIESSDPNALIGLPLIQLTTHLKASGIQLPYLKT; this comes from the coding sequence ATGAGCATGCAACCACTATCCGAACTACCATCCATCATCCTTGCGTCCACTTCGATTTTTCGCAAACAATTACTTGAGAAACTCGGCTTGCCTTTTACAACGGCAAAACCGGACATTGATGAAACCCCACTCGCACAGGAGTCGGTTGAAGAAATGGTCAACCGCCTTTCTTTGGCAAAAGCGAATGAAGTAGCAAGCACAGTGCAAAATGCCATCATTATTGCCTCAGATCAAAGTGCCGTTTTTAAAGAAAAACCAATCGGCAAGCCCCATAATTATGAGAATGCATTCAGCCAACTAAAAGGATTTAGCGGTCAATCCATAGATTTTTTAACTGGGTTAGTGGTAATTGATCAAGTTCACCAAAAAACTTATCAGTCACTGGATACCACCAAGGTCTTTTTCAGGAAGCTAACTGATAACGATATACACAACTATTTGATGCTGGAACAGCCATTTGAATGTGCAGGTAGTTTTAAATCCGAAGGACTCGGCATTACCCTGTTTGAAAAAATCGAATCATCTGACCCCAACGCATTGATTGGTTTACCGCTGATTCAACTCACCACCCACCTCAAAGCCAGTGGCATTCAACTCCCCTACCTAAAAACTTAA
- a CDS encoding HAD family hydrolase — protein MNKKKYQCVIFDWDGTLMDSEARIVASIQYAAKHSGYPVLSYDESKRIIGLSLDKAIYTLYPDADESGIEMMAQGYTEYFLNHANVDMRPFEGAEALLSMLKQSGVKVAIATGKSRRGLNQVLAEVGFEGYFDMTRTPVEAESKPSPLMLQQIIDEFGLSANDAVMVGDTEFDMQMAKNINMDVIALSHGVHDLEVLMTYEPVSYFDDLFTMSDWLKHRIIPYSD, from the coding sequence ATGAATAAGAAAAAGTATCAATGTGTCATTTTTGATTGGGATGGAACGTTAATGGATTCTGAGGCGAGAATTGTCGCTTCGATTCAATATGCGGCAAAGCATTCGGGTTACCCGGTTTTATCTTATGACGAATCTAAACGTATTATAGGTTTGAGTTTGGATAAGGCTATCTATACGCTTTATCCGGATGCAGATGAGTCGGGAATCGAGATGATGGCACAAGGTTATACCGAATACTTCTTGAATCATGCAAACGTTGATATGAGACCCTTTGAAGGTGCTGAAGCCCTTTTGTCGATGTTGAAGCAATCCGGTGTGAAGGTGGCGATTGCGACAGGTAAAAGTCGAAGAGGCTTGAATCAGGTTTTGGCTGAAGTCGGATTTGAAGGTTATTTTGATATGACCAGAACACCAGTTGAGGCAGAGTCAAAGCCGAGTCCTTTAATGTTGCAACAAATTATTGATGAGTTTGGTTTGTCAGCAAATGATGCTGTCATGGTGGGTGATACGGAGTTTGATATGCAGATGGCAAAAAATATTAATATGGATGTCATTGCATTAAGTCATGGTGTTCATGACTTGGAGGTGTTGATGACTTATGAGCCAGTATCTTATTTTGATGATTTATTTACCATGTCGGACTGGCTTAAGCATCGTATTATCCCTTATTCTGATTAA
- the rluC gene encoding 23S rRNA pseudouridine(955/2504/2580) synthase RluC, with protein sequence MPVKFITATSEDAGQRIDNFLMRQYRDVPKTLIYRIIRKGEVRVNKGRVKQTTRIQEGDLIRIPPIKTAEKMEVKIPASQLERIEQSILYEDADLMVINKPSGVAVHGGSGVQFGLIEVVRELRPLAKRVELVHRLDRETSGCILLAKKASILKALHEQIREDKMVKEYLALLSAHWPKGKQKIDLPLLKNTLQSGERMVVVDPSGKPSISYFKVEQHFKEVDLVRVRLKTGRTHQIRVHAQSQGCPIVGDDKYGDKQVNKSFSKLGMKRLALHAQFLSFKHPGKGDEGLMKVEAPLHQDFQSIIEYLSSNDVDAVSII encoded by the coding sequence ATGCCTGTAAAGTTTATTACTGCAACCTCGGAAGATGCGGGTCAAAGAATTGATAACTTTCTGATGCGGCAGTATCGCGATGTTCCAAAAACACTTATTTACCGCATTATTAGAAAGGGTGAAGTCCGTGTTAATAAGGGGAGGGTCAAGCAAACCACTCGTATTCAAGAAGGGGATTTGATTCGTATTCCACCAATTAAGACTGCAGAAAAAATGGAAGTCAAAATTCCTGCATCGCAATTGGAGCGCATTGAACAGTCTATCTTGTACGAAGATGCAGATTTGATGGTGATTAACAAACCTTCCGGTGTGGCTGTGCATGGCGGTAGTGGTGTGCAATTCGGTTTGATTGAAGTGGTGCGTGAGTTAAGACCTTTGGCAAAGCGTGTAGAGTTGGTTCATCGCTTGGATCGGGAAACATCCGGTTGTATTCTTTTGGCCAAAAAAGCTTCTATTTTAAAAGCGCTTCACGAGCAGATTCGTGAAGACAAAATGGTGAAAGAGTATTTGGCATTGTTGTCCGCGCATTGGCCAAAAGGAAAGCAAAAAATTGATCTACCCTTGTTGAAGAATACACTGCAGTCGGGTGAAAGAATGGTGGTGGTTGATCCGTCAGGCAAACCATCAATCAGCTATTTTAAGGTTGAGCAACATTTTAAGGAAGTTGACCTGGTTAGGGTGCGTTTAAAAACGGGGCGGACACATCAAATACGTGTGCATGCGCAATCTCAAGGTTGCCCAATCGTTGGGGATGACAAATATGGAGACAAGCAAGTTAATAAGAGTTTTTCGAAGCTTGGTATGAAACGTTTGGCTCTGCATGCGCAGTTTTTGTCATTTAAGCATCCTGGAAAAGGGGATGAGGGTTTGATGAAAGTGGAGGCCCCGCTTCATCAAGATTTTCAGTCTATTATTGAATATTTATCATCAAACGATGTTGATGCGGTATCAATCATCTGA
- a CDS encoding Rne/Rng family ribonuclease: MKRMLINATQPEEVRIALVDGQKLYDLDVETPHHQKKKANIYKGTITRIEPSLEAAFVDYGSERHGFLPFKEVAEEYYPENYSGDKLTIKDVLKEGQEIIVQVQKEERGNKGAALSTQITLAGPYVVMMPNNPKAGGISRRIEGDDRSDTRDALRDIDIPDGMGLIIRTAGVGKSTEELQWGINYLVQLWDAIQNASKEKSAPFLIHQESDIVILAIRDYLRQDIGEIIIDDMDTFHKARDFIQHVMPHQVYKVKPYQDSIPLFTRFQVESQIESAYMREVKLPSGGEIVIDITEAMTSIDINSSRSTKGGDIEETAYHTNLEAACEIARQLRLRDIGGLVVIDFIDMHSSRHQRDIENKMREAVKSDRARVQIGKISRFGLLEMSRQRLRPSIEESTQMVCPRCKGVGVIRGVESLALSILRLIEEEAMKENTRRITVQLPVDVATFLLNEKRHQIIHIEDHHKLHILIIPNEHLETPHYQMERTRHGEEVSTDSSYKIKEVITHQHMDEIIEPPRIIKEEPAIKNMQPSAPPPPPQKAEEAKPGLFSRLWQALFAAPEEKEEETAKPKRRQNNRNENGRNRNNNRNRNNRRRPTASERSDTETPALEVADNNDATSEQAEQSTGKRRDGRRNGRNRSRRRKSENEGQNDNQNNAVDSESLDSDVQTGSTEQNTTSSAEQTRGKKSAVPSEENANEKPAPRRGRRNQKKVTEEQPQDENSLTTELDSSDNEDDSSSDRRPRRRSRYSTRSYNGRRRKPEGAESLSIHSPAPGSDTDAEASNPTDTATEKTSEAAEAK; this comes from the coding sequence ATGAAAAGAATGCTGATTAACGCGACGCAACCCGAAGAGGTTCGCATTGCATTAGTCGATGGGCAGAAACTCTATGATTTAGACGTTGAAACCCCTCACCATCAAAAGAAAAAAGCCAATATCTACAAAGGCACAATTACTCGAATCGAACCTAGCTTAGAAGCTGCTTTCGTCGACTATGGTTCCGAAAGACATGGCTTTCTTCCTTTCAAAGAAGTCGCAGAAGAATATTATCCAGAAAACTACTCCGGCGACAAACTGACCATCAAAGACGTTCTTAAAGAAGGTCAAGAGATTATCGTTCAGGTCCAAAAAGAAGAACGTGGTAATAAAGGCGCAGCCCTTTCTACCCAAATCACGCTTGCTGGCCCATACGTTGTCATGATGCCGAACAACCCGAAAGCTGGTGGGATTTCACGCCGCATTGAGGGAGATGACCGTTCAGACACTCGTGATGCACTTCGAGACATCGACATTCCAGATGGAATGGGATTAATCATTCGTACGGCAGGTGTTGGAAAATCCACTGAAGAGTTGCAATGGGGCATCAACTATCTTGTCCAGCTTTGGGACGCCATCCAAAATGCTTCTAAAGAAAAATCTGCGCCCTTCTTGATTCATCAAGAGTCAGACATCGTCATTTTGGCAATTCGTGATTATTTGCGCCAAGACATCGGTGAAATCATTATCGACGACATGGACACTTTCCATAAAGCTCGTGATTTTATCCAACACGTCATGCCGCATCAGGTTTACAAAGTAAAACCTTATCAAGACAGTATTCCGCTATTTACTCGTTTCCAAGTTGAATCACAAATTGAATCAGCTTATATGCGAGAAGTGAAGCTACCTTCCGGCGGTGAAATCGTTATTGATATCACAGAAGCGATGACCTCTATCGATATCAACTCAAGCCGCTCTACCAAAGGTGGTGACATTGAAGAAACGGCATACCACACGAACTTGGAAGCCGCTTGTGAGATTGCTCGCCAACTACGCCTAAGAGACATTGGTGGTCTGGTTGTTATCGACTTCATCGACATGCACTCAAGCCGTCACCAACGTGACATTGAAAACAAAATGCGCGAAGCCGTTAAATCTGACCGTGCTCGTGTTCAGATTGGCAAAATCTCTCGCTTTGGCTTACTTGAAATGTCTCGCCAGCGTCTACGTCCATCAATTGAAGAATCAACTCAAATGGTCTGTCCTCGCTGTAAAGGTGTTGGGGTTATCCGTGGTGTTGAATCTTTAGCACTATCCATTCTTCGTTTAATCGAAGAAGAGGCGATGAAAGAAAACACTCGTCGCATCACAGTTCAACTACCTGTGGATGTAGCTACCTTCTTGCTAAATGAGAAGCGTCATCAGATTATACATATCGAAGATCACCATAAATTACACATTCTGATTATTCCGAATGAGCATCTGGAAACACCTCATTACCAAATGGAACGCACTCGCCACGGCGAAGAAGTTTCAACTGATTCCAGCTATAAGATCAAAGAAGTGATTACACATCAGCATATGGATGAAATCATTGAGCCGCCTCGAATTATCAAAGAAGAGCCGGCTATTAAAAACATGCAACCAAGCGCACCTCCTCCGCCACCGCAAAAGGCTGAAGAAGCTAAGCCTGGATTATTCAGCCGTTTATGGCAAGCATTGTTTGCAGCTCCTGAAGAAAAAGAGGAAGAAACTGCTAAGCCTAAGCGTCGTCAAAACAACCGCAACGAGAATGGCAGAAATCGCAACAACAACCGTAATCGTAACAACAGACGTCGCCCAACAGCTTCTGAGCGTTCTGATACCGAAACTCCAGCATTAGAAGTTGCTGACAACAATGACGCTACTTCGGAGCAAGCAGAACAGTCTACTGGAAAACGTAGAGATGGACGTCGTAATGGCAGAAACCGTTCTCGCCGTCGCAAATCAGAAAATGAAGGTCAGAACGACAATCAAAACAATGCAGTAGACAGTGAAAGCTTAGACTCAGATGTTCAAACCGGTTCAACAGAACAAAATACGACATCTAGTGCTGAGCAAACTCGCGGTAAGAAATCTGCCGTACCGTCTGAAGAAAATGCAAATGAAAAACCGGCTCCAAGACGAGGTCGCCGTAACCAGAAGAAGGTCACGGAAGAACAACCTCAGGACGAAAACAGCCTGACTACAGAACTTGACTCAAGTGATAACGAGGATGATTCATCTTCAGATCGTCGTCCAAGACGCCGCAGCCGTTATAGCACAAGAAGCTACAATGGCAGACGCCGCAAACCTGAAGGGGCAGAATCTTTATCGATTCACTCGCCAGCTCCAGGTTCTGATACTGACGCAGAAGCTTCAAATCCTACGGATACTGCAACAGAAAAAACCTCTGAAGCAGCAGAAGCAAAGTAA
- the glnE gene encoding bifunctional [glutamate--ammonia ligase]-adenylyl-L-tyrosine phosphorylase/[glutamate--ammonia-ligase] adenylyltransferase, whose protein sequence is MPNAQNKQEMINQVKSWSLFVERTLARFPEWIDLVDFESSYGEGALVSKLHQSLVTCEDLIELNQQLRQHRLQEMLRIAIRDLAGLASVEETLRDLSSLADGLVSGTLDWHYEDACKRYGTPIGQFSGEPQKMLVIGMGKLGGRELNFSSDIDLIFAYPEKGQAINERGKETSNDQFFIRLGQALNKSLTEYTDLGMVYRVDMRLRPFGDSGPLAVSFNELENYYEIHGRAWERYALVKARIIAGDQAKGKELFDILRPFVFRKYVDFTAIESLRELKAMINAEVQKKDKQQNIKLGRGGIREVEFIVQAFQLVHGGKNLDLQGRELLPMLNQLTNNQFIDSATAQGLKQAYLFLRKAENRLQEWNDQQTHDLPQEELQQLALAEATGYTTYAEFMSALEEQLSFVQQEFDLLFADQDVDAEGTMGGVSSRDDNQQSDNSSLEESLTHILEQFKKERSYIHASSESLQRFQKVLPRILNGLKLVDNPKITLERVLKVVESIMKRSVYFVLLKENVGVIDNLLKLCSLSEWMTEMLSRYPALLDQLLDPRVLYEPLELEELKKEAYHLLEQSQDDEEMFMNQMRQWRHEKVFRVAAADVTGQVPVMKVSDYLTWIAEAAVEVVTEYAWRHMQKRNGFPGGYDSTQGMPFLILGYGKLGGIELGYGSDLDMVFLYYGLNSSDKSDGERGLENNVYFIRMGQKIISIMTTMMPTGTLYEVDTRLRPNGASGLLVTSFENFMTYEESKAWVWEHQALVRVRPVVGSQQAKQEFEAFKRAFIAKPRDLGELKKEVVDMRQKMQQSLDKSSDETFDLKQGRGGIVDVEFMVQYLVLGFACQHEELTVWSDNVRLLEAVRTAKVLDDGDVQLLEDAYRTYRKAYHRLALQNVKAIVPASEFQDERKEVTRIWNSLMLDD, encoded by the coding sequence ATGCCGAATGCTCAAAACAAACAGGAAATGATTAACCAAGTTAAAAGTTGGAGCCTTTTTGTTGAGCGGACTTTAGCGCGATTTCCTGAGTGGATAGATCTAGTGGATTTTGAATCTTCTTATGGAGAAGGTGCTCTTGTCAGTAAGTTGCACCAAAGTCTTGTTACTTGTGAAGATTTGATTGAGTTGAATCAGCAGTTGAGACAACATCGCCTACAAGAAATGCTGCGTATTGCGATCAGGGATCTCGCAGGTTTGGCGTCGGTAGAAGAAACTTTGAGGGACTTGTCTTCCTTGGCTGACGGACTGGTCTCTGGCACTTTGGATTGGCACTATGAAGATGCTTGTAAGCGATATGGAACGCCTATCGGTCAGTTCTCTGGCGAACCTCAAAAGATGTTGGTTATCGGCATGGGAAAACTGGGTGGAAGAGAGTTGAATTTCTCATCAGATATTGACTTGATTTTTGCCTACCCGGAGAAAGGACAAGCCATTAATGAAAGAGGTAAAGAGACGTCAAATGACCAATTTTTTATCCGCCTAGGGCAGGCGTTGAATAAATCACTGACCGAATACACCGATTTAGGAATGGTCTATAGAGTTGATATGCGTCTTAGACCTTTTGGGGATTCCGGGCCTTTGGCGGTTAGCTTTAACGAGCTGGAAAACTATTACGAAATCCACGGGCGGGCGTGGGAGCGCTATGCTTTGGTTAAAGCAAGAATCATTGCAGGAGATCAGGCAAAAGGGAAAGAGTTGTTTGATATCCTGCGACCATTTGTTTTCCGTAAGTATGTTGATTTCACGGCAATAGAGTCGCTTAGAGAACTCAAAGCGATGATTAACGCCGAAGTTCAAAAGAAAGATAAGCAGCAAAATATCAAACTGGGGCGGGGCGGTATTCGAGAGGTCGAATTTATTGTGCAAGCTTTTCAGCTGGTGCACGGTGGAAAAAACTTAGATTTGCAGGGTAGAGAGCTTCTGCCCATGCTGAATCAACTGACTAACAACCAGTTTATCGACAGTGCTACTGCGCAGGGTCTGAAGCAGGCTTATCTGTTTTTACGCAAGGCGGAAAACCGTCTTCAAGAATGGAATGACCAGCAAACACATGATCTTCCTCAGGAGGAGTTACAGCAATTAGCCTTGGCTGAGGCCACGGGTTATACAACTTATGCTGAATTCATGAGTGCACTTGAAGAACAATTGAGTTTCGTTCAGCAGGAGTTTGATCTATTGTTTGCCGATCAGGATGTTGACGCTGAAGGGACAATGGGAGGTGTCAGTAGTCGTGATGATAATCAGCAATCTGATAACTCATCATTGGAAGAAAGTCTTACGCACATTTTAGAGCAGTTCAAAAAAGAGCGATCCTATATTCATGCAAGCAGCGAGTCCTTGCAACGTTTTCAGAAAGTCCTACCAAGAATTCTAAATGGCTTGAAGTTGGTTGATAATCCAAAAATTACCTTGGAAAGAGTGCTGAAAGTGGTGGAAAGCATTATGAAGCGCAGCGTCTACTTCGTGCTTTTGAAAGAGAACGTCGGGGTTATCGATAACCTATTGAAGCTTTGTTCTTTAAGCGAGTGGATGACGGAGATGTTGTCACGTTACCCAGCCTTGTTGGATCAATTGCTCGACCCAAGAGTACTTTATGAGCCATTAGAGTTGGAAGAGCTGAAAAAAGAGGCTTATCACCTGTTGGAACAGTCGCAAGATGATGAAGAAATGTTCATGAATCAAATGCGTCAGTGGCGTCATGAAAAAGTATTTCGTGTTGCAGCGGCCGATGTAACAGGGCAGGTGCCTGTGATGAAAGTCAGTGACTACCTGACGTGGATTGCCGAAGCTGCTGTAGAGGTTGTCACAGAGTATGCATGGCGACATATGCAAAAACGTAATGGTTTTCCTGGTGGTTATGACTCAACACAGGGTATGCCGTTTTTGATTTTGGGTTATGGTAAGCTCGGTGGTATTGAACTGGGTTATGGCTCGGATTTGGATATGGTCTTTCTCTATTATGGACTGAATTCGTCAGATAAGTCCGATGGAGAAAGAGGGTTGGAAAATAATGTCTACTTTATCCGCATGGGACAAAAGATTATTTCCATTATGACGACCATGATGCCTACCGGCACACTGTATGAAGTGGATACTCGTTTGCGACCAAACGGTGCAAGTGGTTTGTTGGTGACTTCATTTGAAAACTTCATGACTTATGAAGAATCGAAAGCTTGGGTTTGGGAGCATCAGGCATTGGTTCGTGTTCGACCCGTTGTCGGATCTCAACAGGCGAAACAAGAGTTCGAGGCATTCAAACGAGCATTTATTGCCAAGCCAAGAGATTTGGGTGAGCTCAAAAAAGAAGTGGTTGATATGCGTCAAAAGATGCAACAGTCGCTGGATAAATCATCAGATGAAACTTTTGATCTCAAGCAAGGTAGAGGGGGAATTGTTGATGTTGAGTTTATGGTGCAATACCTTGTGCTTGGTTTTGCCTGTCAACATGAAGAGCTAACGGTTTGGTCAGATAATGTTCGTCTTCTTGAAGCCGTAAGAACAGCCAAGGTGTTGGATGACGGTGATGTTCAATTGCTTGAAGATGCTTATCGAACTTACCGAAAAGCATATCATCGTCTTGCACTGCAAAATGTAAAAGCTATTGTTCCGGCTTCGGAGTTTCAGGATGAAAGAAAAGAAGTGACAAGAATATGGAACAGTTTAATGCTGGATGACTAA
- a CDS encoding P-II family nitrogen regulator yields the protein MKLVVAIIKPFKLDDVRESLHEIDVHGMTVTEAKGFGRQKGHTEIYRGAEYAIEFLPKVRLEIAVADDKVDSVIEAIGNAARTGKIGDGKIFVSPLENAVRIRTEETGDVAL from the coding sequence ATGAAACTAGTAGTAGCAATTATCAAACCTTTTAAGCTTGATGATGTTCGCGAATCTCTGCACGAAATTGATGTGCACGGGATGACTGTAACAGAAGCCAAAGGTTTTGGACGCCAGAAAGGTCACACGGAAATCTATCGTGGGGCGGAATATGCCATCGAATTTCTTCCAAAAGTTCGTCTTGAAATCGCAGTTGCTGATGACAAGGTGGACAGCGTGATTGAAGCAATCGGAAATGCAGCCAGAACCGGAAAAATCGGTGACGGAAAAATTTTCGTAAGCCCATTAGAAAACGCAGTACGTATTCGTACTGAAGAAACCGGGGATGTTGCCCTTTAA
- a CDS encoding ammonium transporter: protein MEQLIQTNYALDTFYFLVTGALVMWMAAGFAMLEAGLVRAKNTTEILAKNVGLFAIACIMYMLVGYNIMYPSDAINSFIPGISFLLSPDHTVADVLKGGDGAPYYSGMSDFFFQVVFVATAMSVVSGAVAERMKLMSFFVFAIVFTAFIYPMQGYWKWGGGFLDGLGFLDFAGSGIVHMAGGAAALAGVLLLGARKGKYTPEGESKAIPGANLPLATLGTFILWLGWFGFNGGSELKVSNVDEANAVAMVFVNTLMAAAGGVIGSLIASKLKFGKADLTMMLNGALAGLVAITAEPLTPTALEATLIGLVGGIIVVFAIIIMDTKFKIDDPVGAISVHGIVGIFGLIAVTFTNKDATIVAQLTGIAVIFAWVFITSLIVWSIIKAVMGIRVSEEEEFEGVDQTECGMEAYPEFTK from the coding sequence ATGGAACAATTAATTCAAACAAATTATGCACTAGATACCTTTTACTTTTTGGTAACTGGTGCATTAGTTATGTGGATGGCAGCAGGTTTTGCCATGCTCGAAGCCGGTCTTGTTCGCGCTAAGAACACGACTGAAATCTTAGCGAAGAACGTTGGTCTTTTCGCTATCGCTTGTATTATGTACATGCTTGTTGGTTACAACATCATGTATCCTAGTGATGCTATCAATAGCTTCATTCCTGGTATCAGCTTCTTGTTGAGCCCGGATCACACTGTTGCTGACGTGTTGAAAGGTGGTGATGGTGCGCCTTACTACTCAGGTATGTCAGACTTCTTCTTCCAAGTTGTGTTCGTTGCAACTGCAATGTCTGTAGTATCTGGTGCTGTAGCTGAGCGTATGAAGCTTATGTCTTTCTTCGTTTTCGCTATCGTTTTCACCGCGTTCATCTACCCAATGCAAGGTTATTGGAAATGGGGTGGTGGTTTCCTAGATGGTTTAGGATTCCTTGACTTCGCTGGTTCTGGTATCGTTCACATGGCTGGTGGTGCAGCAGCTCTTGCAGGTGTTCTACTACTAGGTGCTCGTAAAGGTAAATACACTCCTGAAGGTGAATCAAAAGCTATCCCTGGTGCAAACCTACCTCTAGCAACTCTAGGTACATTCATCCTATGGTTGGGTTGGTTCGGTTTCAACGGTGGTTCAGAGCTTAAAGTATCTAACGTTGATGAAGCAAACGCAGTAGCAATGGTATTCGTTAACACGCTAATGGCTGCGGCTGGTGGTGTTATCGGTTCACTTATCGCTTCTAAGTTGAAGTTCGGTAAAGCTGACTTGACTATGATGTTGAACGGTGCATTGGCTGGTTTGGTTGCAATCACTGCAGAACCTCTAACGCCAACTGCTCTAGAAGCAACTTTGATCGGTCTTGTTGGTGGTATCATCGTAGTATTCGCAATCATCATCATGGACACTAAGTTCAAAATCGACGATCCAGTCGGTGCGATCTCTGTTCACGGTATCGTAGGTATCTTCGGTCTAATCGCTGTTACCTTCACAAACAAAGATGCAACTATCGTAGCTCAGCTAACTGGTATTGCAGTGATCTTCGCTTGGGTATTCATTACAAGCTTGATCGTCTGGTCTATCATCAAAGCAGTTATGGGCATCCGCGTCTCTGAAGAAGAAGAGTTCGAAGGTGTTGACCAAACTGAATGTGGTATGGAAGCATACCCAGAGTTCACTAAGTAA